Within the Natranaeroarchaeum sulfidigenes genome, the region CGCGAGGGAATGGATGTCATTACTCGTCTGGACGACGTTGCGACGCTGACCATCACCGCGAACAAGTTCGAGTCCACCGTCCTCGCCGAGACGCTCTCGGGCGGGGAGTACGACACGCTCGCCGAGGCGTCCGGCGCCGCCTACGAGGCACTCGGTGTGACACGATTCGTCGGGCACGGCGCACACGAGTCGGTCGTCGTTACTGCGGATGGGTCGAGCCGCGTTGCCGTTCCCCGCGTCGAGGAGCCCGAGATCACCACGAGTGCGGGCGATCATTTCAACGCAGGGCTCTCGCTCGGCCTCGTCAACGACGTTCCGGACCGTGCTGCGGTCGCGATCGGTAACGCCGTCGCCTCGTACTTCGTCGGGAGCGGCGATCAGCCGTCCTACGAGGAACTCCATGCATACTTCGACGAGTACGAAGCGTTCCTCGAAGCGTAACACTGCGCTTGGGGGAACGAGATACGATACTCAATCATGTTACCACGACAACGGCGACGGACGATAGTCGAACTCGTTTCCGCACACGACGGGTGCTCAGTGACGACACTGGCCAATGAACTCGACGTGTCCGAGGCGACGATCCGACGCGACCTCCAGACGCTCGAAGACGAGCAACTGATCGAGCGCTCCCACGGCGGGGCGCTCCCGGTTACCAGCGTGGGCAACGAGCAGGCGTTCGATCAAAAGGAGGTCCAGAATCTGGACGTCAAACGGACCATCGCCGATCACGCAATCGACGAACTGCAGGACGGACAGGTCGTATTCTTCGATACCGGGACGACGACGATGGAGGTCGCCAAACGCGCACCGACAGATGGCTCGATCGTGTCCGTCACTAACTCGCCGTTGCTCGCACTTGAACTCGGTGGCGGTGACAATGACGTCAAACTCACCGGCGGTCGGCTCCGACAGAGCACGCAGGCGCTTGTCGGCCCGTCCACCGAAGCGTTCATCGAACGGCTGCA harbors:
- the glpR gene encoding HTH-type transcriptional regulator GlpR, giving the protein MLPRQRRRTIVELVSAHDGCSVTTLANELDVSEATIRRDLQTLEDEQLIERSHGGALPVTSVGNEQAFDQKEVQNLDVKRTIADHAIDELQDGQVVFFDTGTTTMEVAKRAPTDGSIVSVTNSPLLALELGGGDNDVKLTGGRLRQSTQALVGPSTEAFIERLHFDLLYLGTNAIDLETGLTTPNEAEAQAKRSMIDNSTRVVLVADATKFDERSFVRFADFEEIDLVITDERLSDPYRAAFDDSNTNYIDDI